Genomic segment of Panicum virgatum strain AP13 chromosome 2K, P.virgatum_v5, whole genome shotgun sequence:
GctttgagactgcttgatttTTTTTGTACCTGTCAAATAAATTGTTCCAGTAGATCCTTTCTGGGACGCTTGGTTGCCATAGCTTGGAGATCTCAAAgtgtattctttttttttcctcaaatGCGCAGAAGATTTGCATtaaagaagaagcaagaaaGTTTGTTACATCATTGCTGACTCGTGGCCGCACTCACATCACTACTCTAATGCTCGGCTGGGAGATTAGAGTAGAGTACTTGACACAACTGACTACTCGCCAAATAGATCAAAGTGTATTCTTACTAGCTACTGGGATTGCTATCAGACGCAGAGTCAAGAAAAAAACTGTTGCTTGTGTTTATTTCCAAATTGTTGGTAGGGGAAATGTTGGAAAAAATAAATATGCACTTATCCCTTTACGCTGTAAGAATTTTTTCTTACAGGGTTTGACAAGTTGTTAATATCTCTATTGTTAGTCTTATGTACCTGCTTGAGTCATCATCTTGTTGTTTGATTCTCCCTTTATCTTTTAATGTACGCACACTGTTGTTCTTCTCTGAAGTCATAATCACTGCAGATGCAAGATGGTTGGTGGATCAAAATGGCATGAGAGGAGTGCGTGGTCTTCATTTTTCTTTGACCAAATCTCTCACACGTAATTGAATATCAGAACTTACAAGACAAGCAAAGATTCTGCAGATGAGATACTCGTCCAACATCTATAATTCTAAAAGCCAAATAAAAACAATGTTTCAGCTAACACAGTTTGTAAtgttttgctactctgctgatGTGGAAAGGTACGACACAGAAGTAGGAAAAAAATGTAAACGATTGTTGTCTAATTTCTCAAGGAACTGACAGTGGCATCTCCATATTTCAGTCTGGACTCCACACAAAGTAGGTATGCAACGGAGAAGGGAGAAGGAACAGGTGCTTTTCATTATGTGAAAACTGAGGTCGTGTTTGATCTAATATCCTTAATTTGATCAATATCAGAAACAGGGGAAGAAAATAAGGAATTAATGGTGGTGCTAACTTTGGCTCACTAAACAAAGCCTCTAGGGTCATGAACTGTACCTATATATTCTCTGGTGGTATTTATTTCTTGACAACGTGGGATAGGAAATGCCATGGAACAATCAGGCAAGGCCAAAAGGAGTTTGAAACGTCAAACATGGCACGCCTTGGACAGGACTGACCTTTCGTATGACTAGAATTCTACAagtaatctctctctctctctctctccacaaaGATATCTCGTGCCAATATGCCATTGTACAAAGCACTGTTCATTCTCACATCCCCTCCTGCATTTTCTCATCCAAAggacggagagagagagagagagagagagagagagagagagagagagagagagagagagagagagagagagagtctcccAAATGAATATTCTCCTTGCTGCTGTTCTAGGCGAGCTGACAACAAGATCCATAAACTTCCTTATCGAAAATAGCTTCAAGACAACAGCACCGGGCGTGGAGGATCGCCTCCGCAGGATCCTGCTCCGGGCACAGGTCATCGTCGATGAGGCCATGGGACGGCAGATCACAGACCGAGGTGTTCTCCAGCAGCTGGACATGCTCAGAGACGCCATGCACCACAGCTATTACATCCTCGACACCTTCAGATACCAATCTAACAGCGAAGAGGAGACCAAAGGTCAGGTCCTGAGCAAGTCTTTATATCTTTTGAAAGTAATAAATTCTCTACAAGGCTTGTGTTCATCCAGTAGAAGCTCACAGATTTCTGAACAGCTGCAAAAGTCGCTTGATGATTTAAGCTCCATGATCAATGATATGGAGGAGATAGTCGTGTTCTTGATGAGCTATCCACGCATATACCGCCAACCTTATAGCATGCATCTCCTGGTGGAAAATTGCATGTTTGGGCGCCAGATGGAAACTGAACTTGTCATCAGCTTCCTATTGCACACACAACCTCATGCTCCTAAAGAACTAGAGGTCCTGCCAATCGTTGGTCCCGGTAAAGTTGGCAAGACCACCCTTGTTGCTCATGTTTGTGAAGATGCAAGGGTCCGTGACCATTTCTCAGAAATACTTTTCTTGCACGGCCATGACCTCACAGGTGTTGACCTTGCTGCGCTCAAAGAAGGATATGTAACGGAACATCGAAATCATGGATCAAATTCAAACGGAAGAAGATTACTTATTGTTGTTGAGTTAGTTGGCACTCTCACCGAAGATGTATGGAATAGGTTGTACTCTGCTTCTATACAGCATGTACCAAGCGGTAGTAAAATCATTGTCACAAGCCGGTCCGACGAAATCATAAAGTTTGGAACAACCCGGCCACTAAGTCTGAAGTATCTGTCCCATGAAGCATTTTGGTATTTCTTTAAGATGCTCACATTTGGAAGCATGGATCCGGAGATGCATCCAAGGCTTGCCCGCATGGCCATGGAGATAGCCGGGATGATGAATGGGTGCTTCATTGGTGCACATGTGGTCGGTTGTTTGCTGAGGGGCAACATTGATTTCCACTTTTGGTGCAAGGTTTTGGCCTTCTTGAGAGGAAATATCAAGAAGCATGTCTCTAAATTTGGTTTGCATCCACTTGATCTTATAAATGAGAAgaagcctgcacatcttgggaGAATGTTTAtaccttctgaagattttgtGGTTCATCATGAGTACCAACGCTCTTCACAAGAGGATGTTCCCAAGATAAGAATGCAAGATGTGATTTATGGAGGTGTCAAGGCTCATGGGAAATTTGAGGCCCTAGCATGGAGGTCTCAAATACCGCCCTACCATAGCTATGTAACTGTATGTGAGATTCGAAGGCTAAAAACTGCGGGTACAAAGAGGAAGCGTCCCATGAAAAACGGAGTCACGCTTTATTAATTTTTCTGTTACTATGGTTATGTATGTGGTAGGCATGTAGTGACTATGTTTTAATGGGGTGTCACAAGTCATAACATTGTCATGACTTGATCTTGCAGATTACAAAATTGCCTTACTGTACTACTACCTTGTGTATAAAGTTTATAGTTGACAGAATAATCATTCTGTTCTCGCAAAAGAAAACAGAGAATAATGCATTGATGTTGGGGCATAGATTTTTCATGGTTGTCGCCACGTTCAAGCAGGAGACGTAACTCTGGATTGCTAGCTGCTGTAGTTGAGCAGCCTTGTCGTTTACAAATGGGAGAGCGTAGAGACTAGCTAGGCCACTCGATCTCTGTAGCTGTCGTTTCTGACTGTAACCGTTCATCCAAGATCAACCTGGTTGGAGGCTCCATCAGTATTTGTCAGGGGATCGAGGAAGAACTGGGTGGGGATTGGGGCTCAGCATCCCAGCTCAGGACGGCTCTGCTGTCTGCTTCATATCGGTGGTCGTTGGAACAGTCAGTTCGAGCAGAGGGGACAAACAAACCATCGCTCGATCTCATGGTCATGGAAGTCCCCCTCATCTTCCCCGCTTGGCCCAGCCTCAGCTGTTCGGTCCTCATCCTCACTCCTCACCTCGGCTATGGCCATGGCTGTTCGGCGAAGGAAGCGCGGTGCCGCCGCCCACACCTGCAGTATACAGTTCGCCGAAGTGGGGACACCTGCCGGGTGGCTCTGCTCgtagggatgcaagtgggtacccattggtatttttgggtttttccattctagttcattttttCTCTCAAATTAATTACGTAGTATGCCATTTTAATTCATTTTATCAAgttttgggtcgacccaatgACCCTAAAAAAATGGGACTTGCATCCCTATCTGCTTGCCTTCGCCTGACAACGACGAGCATAAATCAATCGGCTGAAtacaatttgattttttttttgttactgtCAAAAAATATCTGCGGACAAGTCCTGCCTGCAAGTGCCAGGCGGGAGATTGGTTGGGTTGAGTCCGCTGGACTGTGCATTGTTTGACTTGTCCACTGAATTTTCATTTTTATAAATTTGTTTGCTCCATTACTGATGGGTACCACAAGAAAAATGATTAACCTCGTAGATGGGCACGATGAGATCAGGTTTGTGATAATAGGGGTGTAAATTAGCGTTCTTAGATGCATCTCCAACCCTATTTAGTTCAAATGTTTGTGCTACTTCTTCAAAGTGAGACtccattttcaaaaaataatacatatatttgaactaaagagagttAGAGGTGCACCTAAGAATCTCCAATTTGCATCCTTATGTGATCTATGTGATAATGTCTACGTGAAAATATAACCAGGGGCATTTTACAAATATCCAGGGGCTGAGATAGTAGGCCCCCCGGCGAGGTCGCTCGGCCGCTGGCAACCTTTGCGAGCTTCACTGCCAAGCATCTGGGGTCTCCTCCCACACACTGCCGCCCCAGCTGCTGTCTCCAGCCAAGCGCCCGGACAGCGAGGGAGCACAGCGCCGCCCACCTGCACAATACACTTCGGTGAGGCGCTGCGCCGTGGGCTGGCAGCTCAGCTCGTTGTCGTCGCGCCGCAAGAACACACGCCGGGCATTGCACGTGTCCACCTCCAGATATTCGCACACACTCAGCTCCATTTTGCCCTTGGTCTGAACACTGAACTCCAATCTGAAGCATGACTCTGCCttatgggtgtgtttagttcattttgtaaAAAATGTGTAAAGATGCAAATAtggcatttgaagtactaaatgaagtctatttgcaaaattttttgtatagatgggttgtaaatcgcgagacgaatctaatgatgctaattaatccatgtttaatcaataattagcggatggttactgtagcatcactgttgcaaatcatggattaagtaggctcattagattcgtctcgcgatttacagcccaaccatgcaaaaagttttgtaaatagactttatttagtacttcaaattagcaataTTCCTTtttactttaatgcgtttacggcttttttgcgtttacatgtaaagaactaaacagggcctatgtTTCAATTTACTGTATCTTcagttctttcttctttgcagcCGATCTAACTTTACAGCTTTGTGATATCGTAGCTGAAAAGAACCTCAATTCATTTATGAATGCTCCGAGACTGCTTGATTCTTTTGTACCTGTCAAATAAATTGTTCCAGTAGATCCTGTCTGGGGTTCTTAGATGCGATAGCTTGGAGATCTCAGAGTGTATTCTAACTGGCTACTGGGATTGCTATCAGATGCAGAGTCAAGAAAAAAACTGTTGCTTTGCTTGTGATCATTTCCAATTGTTGGTACAGGAAATGTTAGGAAGACTAAATATGCTCTTTTTTCCATAAACAAGCTAGTGTAGTCTTCACGCAGTAAGAAGTTGATGACCTGTTTCATTTCCAATTAGCAACCAAATATGCACTTTTCCATAAACATATACGTGTTGTATGGATGGTGAAACATATAGGAGGGCAGTTTTTTAGGAAAATTATGAAGTCACTCATACCTGCGATGGTCACTGTAGCCTTATGTAGGAAAATATTTGAATATTTTCTTTCAGGGTTTCACAAGTTGTTAATATCTCTATTGTTAGTCTTATGTACCTgccatggttttaaatagccggctatagccccgCTATAGTCTTTTTAGAGGGTTCCCGCTATGCTATTTGTATTTGTGACGCTATAACAGTTATGGACACTAAATTGGACTGTAGCTGCGCTAAATGACATAGCTTTATCCTTAGCTCGGTGCTACTGTTTTGGTCTTTTggacaactgaatatttgattgtaagaATTTTGGGAACATATTATGTGCAAATCAAACTCTCCATGCAAACTATAGAAACTTAAATCTgggccatcggatcaacatccaacgggaggggcgtagggaggtgggaggggggatttgtaaaagtgtgattacccaattcaAGGGCGGGTCCATATTGTAAAATTACCGAATTCcccatgccccttggatgttgatccgatgatccagattgaagttttcatagtttgcacggagaaattggtttgcacctaataCGTTCCCATGAATTTTATTGTATTGTCAACTTAAGTAATGTTCCCGTAGCTCTAGAAATAtagttgtgtttataaaattcactaattactatatttttgtgcatctattacttgtattttttataatttagtAGTAAACCACTATTTGTCATAGCCTGCTATAGCCTCTTAGCCTCGAAGAAAAATATGCCGCTATAtgtcatagcccgctatttaaaaccatggtACCTGCTTGAGTCATCATCTTGATGTTTGATTCTACCTTGATCTCTTAATGTACACTGCTTTTCAGAACTCCAATCTAAAGCATGACTCCACTTTAAACATCCACTTTTGGCGCAAGCTTTTGGTCTTTATGAGAGGTTTCATCAAGTGGCATGTCTCCACATTTGGTGAGCATCCATCTGATGCTCTAAACCGAAATAGACCAGCGCATCTTGGAAGAATGCTTAGAACTTCTCAAGAGATCGTGGTTCATCACCAGTATGAGCGATCTTCTCAAGAGGAGATTCCAAAGATAGAGTTGCGATGTGTGATGTATGGAAGTGTTAAGCCTCCTGCTGGGAGGTTTGATGCCCTAGTATGTAGGTCGCTAATACCACCCTACTACAACTATATCTATACTTGTGAGGTTCGAGATCTGAAAACCACATCTGCTAAGAGGAAGCGTTCTTAATTAATTGTGATATTTCGAAGCTTCTTTAAGAGCGCGAGTGTGTGTGGGCGCGCGCGCTTGAAACTTACATATGGCAAGGTCGTTGTAAcatttttttgtgaaaaaaaggaaaattttatttatttcaagaAGGATACATCATCTTGAAAATTTCCCGATTGTTGTAACATATATGATGCACCTGCAAATTTCGTTGTAAACAAGTAGTTCATCATATATGTCCCATTTCATACCATGAAATCTTCACGAAGTGTAGCCTTGTTTCCGAAGACATGTGCATCGACTTTGATTGAAAAGATCAAAAGGGGTGCTCACCAATTTCTTGGGACAGGTAAGGAAGATGGGATTGTGATTATTCAGTTGTACGATGATGCATATTGTTGCAGAGCCATGATTCCCAGAGAGTTGATTGTGTCAACAAGAACATCTGAATATGTATGTTAGATAACTCTAACATTTGTGGCTCCATGTATCCATCTATATTACTATATTACTAGATAGGGCTATTTATAGCCTCCCCAGGGTGATCTCGACCGTCGATGGGATCACACGGTGGTTTTACTAGCCTCCTGTGGCTGCCTAGGAAGAACCGGCGTTAAAGAGGTGACATGGCCAAGTCTCTCACCCACTCCTATGTATGTAACCCAATGCCCTTTAAGCTAAGGGGTCTAGAGAAACTAATTTTCATTTGGACCAACAATATATACCTCCATGCAGAGATCACAACGAAGTCATTTCCTCCAAAAAGCCATGGAAACTTCCATTTTTTTGGCAATCTTTCAGCTCGTTGCAAAGCAATGACATGTCTGTCTCCCTTCAGAGTGAGGCTGTCTGCATTTGTCATCCTCTGAAAAGAAATATTATATTCTGTTCATCGAGATTTTCTTCTCTATACCATTTTTTTTCCGCATCCATCCATCCTTTATATCTCTCCTCTATATCAGCTACCAGCTGTGGGATCCACGCGTCAGATTTTTTTATCTCTTTTTTACCCCCTccaattctctctctctctctctctctctccctgtctGAAAAAGACTCACTCTGCTTTAATTGAAAGCAATATTCGGGTACAAAAAAAAATGGGGACACCAGTAGCAATGCGCGTACATGACTTGACATACGAAAACGAAAGAGCAAGCATTATCCAAATTAAAGTTCTTCATTGTCCGTCACTTGGACATGCTTCGGTCGCTGCCTGCCCACCCAGGTTTTCAATTTCTCTAGGACCTCCATCGCTTCCTCCCGATCAGTTGGCTTCAATAGTAGGCGCCATTTCTGCAAAAAGGAGATCCCAGAGTATAAAATCTTTAGTGGATTGCCTGGAAAATCTCCCTCAATTTGCATCTTGTTCCTGTTGATCCACAGGCTCCAAGCAAATCCCGCAAAAATGAAAAGGTCGATTCGCTTAGGGATTTTCAGATGCCCAGTTACCCATTTGACTTTCCAGTCTTCCCAAGATATTGGGCAGGCGTCCCAACCAAGGCTGTCCTGAGCCCCGCACCAAACCAACCGCGCTACCGAGCACCTGAAGAAGATATTGTCGATGTCTTCAGCTTGTTAGCATAGCACACATAAGCGGCTGCCTTTCCGGCCCCTATGTTTCAGAGAAAACGGCCGTCTGGAGCCTGTTGTTATCCAGTTGCCAAAGAAACATTTTGATCTTGAAGGGGGTTTTAACTTCCCACAGGCTCTCAGATTCTCTCTCACACACGCCCTTGTGTGTTAGTAAGGAGTAGAGAAACTTCGTAGTAAATTGTTTGGATTTGTCGAGCGCCCACCCGACAGTATCCGTCGCTGACAGAGGGGTCGTATGTAGCATTTGCATAAGTAGTTAGTAATTGTCCTCCTCCGGAGGAATAAGGCTGCGTCGGAATGTAACTGACCACTCTCCATTATGGAAGAGCTCGGCCACCCTCCATcgtcggcgcccctcctcctgctccctccctcattggcgcccctcctcccttcgctcgcgcgcgcgccggctgctacttcctctgctcctcctccccccctcCGCTCGCACtcgcgccggctgcggcggcggagctccagctcgcgcgcgcgcacactaGCCGTGGTGGCGGAGTAGggcccacctccctccttggacGGGGAGCAGCTAGTCACGAAGGAGGAGGCCAGTCGCGTCCATGGCCGGCTCGGGCCAGAGTGGCGGCGCAGGAGTGGTGGGGAGCAGCTGCGGGCAAGCAATGGAGTAGCGCAGGAGTGGCAGGGAGCAGATGCGGTATCCCTACCCGCCCAGCCGCGGAGCTCCACTGCTCCCTCTCTGCTGGTCTCCCCTAGATCCGGCGGATGGGGCCTTCTACGGCGGCGCATCGAGATGGGGCACGGCCAAGCTCCGGCGAACGTGCGAAGCAGTTGCTCCTAGACGtgcggcggggtggcggcggacgTGCTGTGGGCGCTTCACAGTGAGAGATTAATATATTCACACATTTTTAATGCAATAACATATAAAAGACATAAGTAGGTAAACATGGGGCAGGTTGCACACCAAGGCCAGATAATCGTTCATTGTTTAGTAAGTTTTCGTGAAGTAGCTGACTGTAGCATCTCCATATTTCAGGTTGGACTCCTCAAAAGAAAGTCATGCAATGGAGAAGGAAAGAGCAGGATGTATCATTTGTTTGGTCAAAACTGTCGTGTTCAAAAAGTATCTCCTTAATTTGATCAAAGACTAGAAGCATGGGAGAATAAATAATTGATGGAAGTGGAGAACCACATGTTGCAAAGCAGCTTGCAGGGAGGTGCATGCATGGTGATGGATCTTGCATTTAGATTACTAACCAACGGCTCCAGAGTCAAGAGATGTACCTTTCTCAGCTCGTTTTGGTTTCATTTTGTTGACAATGAGGGGGAGGAAATAAAAGTCAATCAGGCAAAGTTGCTAGGGTCAAACATGAAAGACCACGTGCATTGACTATTCCATTGGACCAACCTTGTGCATGACTTGAACTATATATCTCTGTTCATCTCTCTTAGCTGTTCTTAATACGTCCCTGATATCCTTAGTCTGAAGACAGAGCCATCTCGTGCTATTTCTGCAAAGCTCCTTTTGCGAATCTTTCTTCCACCTGCTGGGTTGTCTTCTGAGGAGAGAGTCCCATGATGGAGATTTTTCTTTCTGCTGTCCTGGGCGAGCTGGCTTCTAGATCCATAAATTTCTTCATCAGCAAAAGCTCCAAGCCGACGATGCTGGGTGTGGCGGACAGCCTGCAAAGGGCTCTTCTCCGAGCTCAGGTCATTGTCGATGAGGCCATGGGACGGCAGATCACAAACCAAGGTGTTCTCCAGCAGCTGGACATGCTCAGAGACGCCATGCACCACGGCTATTACATCATCGACACCTTCAGATACCAATCTCACAGCGAAGAGGAGGCCAAAGGTCAGGTCCAGAGTAACACTTTGTCTCTTTTGAAAGTAAATTCTCTACAAGGCTTGAGTTCGTCCAGTAGAAACACACAGATTTTGGAACAGCTGCAAAAATCGCTTGATGATTTAAGCTCCATGATCATTGATGTGGAAAAGCTAGTTGTGTTCTTGATGAGCTATCCACGCCTATACCGCCAACCTTATAGCATGCATCTCCTGGTGGGCAATTGCATGTTTGGGCGCCAGATGGAAACTGAACTTGTCATCAGCTTCCTATTGCACACACAATCTCATGCTCCTAAAGAACTAGAGGTCCTGCCA
This window contains:
- the LOC120660324 gene encoding putative disease resistance protein RGA1 isoform X3, coding for MRPWDGRSQTEVFSSSWTCSETPCTTAITSSTPSDTNLTAKRRPKLQKSLDDLSSMINDMEEIVVFLMSYPRIYRQPYSMHLLVENCMFGRQMETELVISFLLHTQPHAPKELEVLPIVGPGKVGKTTLVAHVCEDARVRDHFSEILFLHGHDLTGVDLAALKEGYVTEHRNHGSNSNGRRLLIVVELVGTLTEDVWNRLYSASIQHVPSGSKIIVTSRSDEIIKFGTTRPLSLKYLSHEAFWYFFKMLTFGSMDPEMHPRLARMAMEIAGMMNGCFIGAHVVGCLLRGNIDFHFWCKVLAFLRGNIKKHVSKFGLHPLDLINEKKPAHLGRMFIPSEDFVVHHEYQRSSQEDVPKIRMQDVIYGGVKAHGKFEALAWRSQIPPYHSYVTVCEIRRLKTAGTKRKRPMKNGVTLY
- the LOC120660324 gene encoding putative disease resistance protein RGA1 isoform X1 produces the protein MPLYKALFILTSPPAFSHPKDGERERERVSQMNILLAAVLGELTTRSINFLIENSFKTTAPGVEDRLRRILLRAQVIVDEAMGRQITDRGVLQQLDMLRDAMHHSYYILDTFRYQSNSEEETKGQVLSKSLYLLKVINSLQGLCSSSRSSQISEQLQKSLDDLSSMINDMEEIVVFLMSYPRIYRQPYSMHLLVENCMFGRQMETELVISFLLHTQPHAPKELEVLPIVGPGKVGKTTLVAHVCEDARVRDHFSEILFLHGHDLTGVDLAALKEGYVTEHRNHGSNSNGRRLLIVVELVGTLTEDVWNRLYSASIQHVPSGSKIIVTSRSDEIIKFGTTRPLSLKYLSHEAFWYFFKMLTFGSMDPEMHPRLARMAMEIAGMMNGCFIGAHVVGCLLRGNIDFHFWCKVLAFLRGNIKKHVSKFGLHPLDLINEKKPAHLGRMFIPSEDFVVHHEYQRSSQEDVPKIRMQDVIYGGVKAHGKFEALAWRSQIPPYHSYVTVCEIRRLKTAGTKRKRPMKNGVTLY
- the LOC120660324 gene encoding uncharacterized protein LOC120660324 isoform X2, with the translated sequence MPLYKALFILTSPPAFSHPKDGERERERVSQMNILLAAVLGELTTRSINFLIENSFKTTAPGVEDRLRRILLRAQVIVDEAMGRQITDRGVLQQLDMLRDAMHHSYYILDTFRYQSNSEEETKGQVLSKSLYLLKVINSLQGLCSSSRSSQISEQLQKSLDDLSSMINDMEEIVVFLMSYPRIYRQPYSMHLLVENCMFGRQMETELVISFLLHTQPHAPKELEVLPIVGPGVDLAALKEGYVTEHRNHGSNSNGRRLLIVVELVGTLTEDVWNRLYSASIQHVPSGSKIIVTSRSDEIIKFGTTRPLSLKYLSHEAFWYFFKMLTFGSMDPEMHPRLARMAMEIAGMMNGCFIGAHVVGCLLRGNIDFHFWCKVLAFLRGNIKKHVSKFGLHPLDLINEKKPAHLGRMFIPSEDFVVHHEYQRSSQEDVPKIRMQDVIYGGVKAHGKFEALAWRSQIPPYHSYVTVCEIRRLKTAGTKRKRPMKNGVTLY